The segment TTCCGGTGTCGTGCGCCAGGGCAGGCCAATGACGGTGATCACTGTCGTCAACGACAACATGCCGTTCCTATTCGATTCCGTCCTCGGCGAGATCACCGAGAGCGCCGGCGAACCGCTGCTGGTCACCCACCCGGTCATCGTCGTCAGGCACGGCAAGAGCGGCGTCGAAGAAATCCTCGGCGATGGTGGCTTTGCCAAGGGCGATCACAGTCATGAGCGGCTGAGCGTCATCCACGTCCATATCGCCCGACTTTCGGCCGATCAGGCCGAGGCATTGGCCGAGCGGCTGAAGAAAATATTAGGCCAGGTGCGCGCCGCTGTCACCGACTGGAAGCCGATGCTGGCCCGCCTCGACCAGGCAATCTCCGAGTTCCGCTACTCTCCGGTGCCTCTCGACAAGGCCCACGTCGCCGAGGCGATCGCCTTCCTCGAATGGCTGCGCGACGACAACTTCACCTTCCTCGGCATGCGCGAGTTCAAATATACCGGCGGCGAGAAAAGCGGCACCTTGGAGCGCACCGAAAAGCCCGGCCTCGGCATCCTCTCCGATCCGGACGTGCTGGTGCTGCGGCGCGGCACCGAAGCGGTGTCGACGACGCCGGAAATTCGCGCCTTCCTGCACGGGCCGGAGCCGCTGATCGTCACCAAGGCCAACGCCAAGTCGACCGTGCATCGCCGCATCTATCTCGATTACATCGGCATCAAGACCTACACCGCCAAGGGCGTGCTTGCCGGCGAGTTGCGCATCGTCGGTCTATTCACCTCGACTGCCTACACGCGCTCGGTGATGAAGATCCCTTATCTCAGGTCGAAAGCCGAAATCATCATCGCCAAATCCGGTTTCAACCCTGAAGATCACTCCGGCAAGGCACTGATCAATGTGCTGGAGAGCTATCCGCGCGACGAGCTGTTCCAGGTTCCGGTGCCGATCCTGCGCAAGCACGCCGAAGCCATTCTGGGGCTGATCGAGCGGCCACGCGTCAGAGCGCTGGTGCGCGCCGATCAGTTCGACCGCTTCGTCTCGATCCTCGTCTTCGTGCCGCGCGACCGCTACGACAGCGTCGTACGCGAGAAGATCGGCACCTATCTGAAGACGGTGTTCCAGGGCCGGCTTTCGGCCTACTACCCCGCCTTTCCGGAAGGCGGACTGGCGCGTGTTCATTTCATCATCGGCCGTTCCGGCGGCAAGACGCCGAAGGTCGACCAGACGACGATCGAGGCGGCGATCCGCGCCATCGTGCGGACCTGGGACGACATTCTGCGCGAGACCGCCGAAGAGACTGGCGCCGACGCGGCGCTCACGACGATCGCCTCGCGCTTCTCGGGAAGCTATCGCGACAGCTTCTCGCCGGCGGAGGCGTTGGCCGATGCCGGTCGCATCGCCAGGATCAGCGCGGCCAATCCGATCGCCATCGACTACTATCGTCATGCCAACCAGGAGCCACATCAGGCGGCGCTGAAGATTTATCACCATGGCAGCCCGGTAGCCTTGTCGCGGCGGGTACCGGTGCTGGAGAACATCGGTTTCCGCGTAATCAGCGAGCGCACCTTCGAGGTCGGCGACGAGGCTTCCGGCATGATCAATAGTGATCAGCCGGGCATGGTCTTCATCCACGACATGGAGCTCGAAAACAGCTACGGCAAGCCAATCGACCTTGGCGACCGCGGCGCGCTGTTCGAGGACGCATTCCTTTCCGTCTGGCGCGGCGACATCGACAATGACGGCTATAACGGCCTTGCCCAGACCGCCGGCCTGTGGTCGAGCGAAGTCACCATCCTGCGCGCCTATGGCCGCTATCTGCAGCAGGCCGGGATCCCGCAGAGCCAGGATTTCATAGCCGCCGCGCTCAATCGCTATCCGGAGATCGCGCGTGGCCTGCATGAGCTGTTCGTCGCCCGCCTCGGACCGACGGCGCAGACGGAAGGGGCGGTCGCGGCCAGGCACCTCAAGGCAAAGATCAGAGATGCGCTGGAAGAGGTTCCCAACATCGACGACGACACCATCATCCGTCGCTATCTCAATCTGATCGAAGCGTCGCTGCGCACCAATCATTTCGTTCCCGATCTGAAGGAGAAGGGCCAGTCGCTGGCGATCAAGCTCGACTCGCAAGCGGTCGAAGGCCTGCCAGCGCCGCGGCCTTGGCGGGAGATCTTCGTCTACGGTTCCGAGGTTGAGGGCGTGCATCTGCGCTTCGGCCCGGTCGCCCGCGGTGGCCTGCGCTGGTCGGACCGCGCCCAGGACTATCGCACCGAGGTGCTCGGCCTGGTCAAGGCGCAGCAGGTCAAGAACGCGGTGATCGTGCCGGTTGGCGCCAAGGGCGGTTTCTATCCGAAGAAGCTGCCGATGGGCGCCGGCCGCGACGCCATCTTCGAAGCCGGCGCGTCCGCCTACAAGAATTACGTCTCCAGCCTGCTGTCGATCACCGACAATATCGGCCTCGACGGCGTCATTCCGCCGGCCGGCGTCGTGCGGCGCGACCTGGACGACCCCTATTTCGTCGTCGCCGCCGACAAGGGCACCGCGACCTTCTCCGACACCGCCAATGCCATCAGCGAGAAGCATGGCTTCTGGCTCGACGACGCTTTCGCCAGCGGCGGCTCGGCCGGCTACGACCACAAGAAGATGGGCATCACCGCCAAGGGTGCCTGGGAAGCTGTCAAGCGGCATTTCCGTGAAATGAACCGCGACATCCAGACTGCGCCCTTCACCGTTGTTGGCGTCGGCGACATGTCGGGCGACGTGTTCGGCAACGGCATGCTCCTGTCCGAGCAGACCCGGCTGATCGCCGCTTTCGACCATCGCGATATCTTTATCGACCCTAATCCCGACTTGGCGGCCTCGATGGCCGAGCGCCGGCGCATGTTCGCCCTCGCCCGTTCGAGCTGGCAGGACTACGACAAGACAAAACTGTCCGAAGGCGGCATCATCGTCTCGCGCAGCCAGAAATCGATCACGCTGCCGCCGGCCGCGGCCGCGGCGATCGGCCTCGGCAAGACGACCGCCTCGCCGGTCGAGATCATGAGCGCCATCCTCAAGGCGCCGGTCGACCTTTTGTGGTTCGGCGGCATCGGCACCTATATCAGGGCATCGTCGGAAACCAACCAGGACGCCGGCGATCGCGCCAATGACGCTATTCGGGTGACCGCGCTCGAAGTGCGCGCCAAGGTCATCGGCGAGGGCGCCAATCTCGGCGCGACGCAGCGGGCCCGCATCGAGTTTGGGCTGAATGGCGGGCGCTGCAATTCCGACGCCATCGACAATTCGGGCGGCGTCAACTGCTCCGACGTCGAGGTCAACATCAAGATCGCGCTGGCTTCCGCCATGCGCAAGGGTGCGCTGACCCGCCCAGCGCGCAACAAGCTTCTCGCCGAAATGACCGACGAGGTGAGCGCGCTGGTGTTGTCCAACAACTACCAGCAGACGCTGGCGCTGTCCCTTGCCCGCAAGCGTGGCCTTGCCGATATCGCCCATCAGAGCCGTTTCATGGCAGCGCTCGAGGCGCGCGGCCTGCTCGACCGCAATGTCGAAGCTCTGCCGTCGCCGGCAGCCCTTGCCGAGCGCGAGGCGCGTGGCGAGCCGCTGACCAGGGCCGAGCTCGGCGTCCTTTTGGCCTATGCCAAGATCGTGCTGTTTTCCGACATCGTCGCCAGCGACGTGCCGGACGATCCGCATTTCGACCGTGACCTGATGGGCTATTTCCCGGACCGTATGGCGAAGAAATTCGCGGCCGAAATCCATGGCCATCGCCTGCGCCGCGAAATCATCGCCCGTGTCGTCGCCAACGATCTGGTCAATCGCGGCGGCCCACCCTTCGTCAACAGGCTGCAGGAAGCGACCGGCCGCAGCGCCGCCGACATTGTCCGGACCTTCGCTTTGGTGCGCGACGGCTTTGGCTTGCCGGCGCTCTATCGCCAGATCGACGCGCTCGACAACCAGATCGACGGTCAGGTGCAGCTCGACCTTTATCAGGCGGTTAGCCGCCTCATCTATGTCGCCAGCGGCTGGTATCTCAAGAACGATACCAGCACCGCTCCGCTCGGCCAACGGATCGCCGAATTGCAGAACGCCCGCAAGGCACTGGAGCCGAAGCTCACTTCGCTGCTGCCGGCCTTCTCGCGCGAGCGGATAGAGGAGCGGCGGCATGGTCTGGCCAAGGGCGGTGCGCCCGAACAGCTGGCAGAACATCTGGCGCTGACCGATGTGGCCGGCGTCGTGCCTGACATCGCATTGACGGCCCGAACGGCGAATGCCGACATCGTCGCCGCCGCGAAGGCGTTTTTCGCGGTCAGCGATGCCTTCCGCATTCCGCGCGTCGAGGATGCGGCGCGCTCGATCGCGCCGTCCGACTACTACGACCAATTGGCGCTTTCCCGCGCCACCGACACGATCGGCGCAGCCAGGCGCGGCATCGCCGTGGCGGCGCTCACCGGCCATGCCGAGGCGGCGGACCCGGTGGCGGCATGGCTGGAGGCCGGCGGCGAGAGAGTCGGGCGCATCCGCGAGCGGCTGCAGGCGCTGACCGAGGGCGGCGACATCACCGTGTCGCGGCTGTCGGTGGCATCGGGGCTGATCAGCGACCTGACAGCGCTGTGAGACGTCTTCCACATCGCGCGCGATTGCCAGCAGGAACTGCGCTATAGAGCGAGACGGTGCCGCACTTCGGGGCGCCGTTGGTGGGAGGGCATATGGCCGAAATAGCAGTGCAGCGAGCGCCGGAACGCGGCATCTGGGGATGGATGCTGTTCGACTGGGCGGCGCAGCCGTTCTTCACCGTCATCACCACCTTCATCTTCGGTCCCTACTTCGTCTCGCGCATGGCGAGCGATCCGGAAACGGGCCAGGCGGCCTGGGGTTACGGCATCGCCGCGGCGGGTCTGGCCATCGCCGTTCTGTCGCCGATCCTCGGCTCGATCGCCGACCAGACCGGCCCGCGAAAACCGTGGATCGCACTCTTCGCCGCGGTCAAGATCACCAGTCTTTGCCTGCTATGGTTCGCTGCTCCCGGTTCGAACCTTTTCCTGGTCGTGCTGTTCTTCTCGCTGGCTTCGGTCGCGGCGGAATTCTCGACCGTTTTCAATGATTCGATGATGCCGCGTCTGGTGCCGAAGGGCGAAATCGGCCGAATCTCGAACATGGCCTGGGGGCTCGGCTATCTCGGCGGCATGATCGCGCTGATCTTTGTTGTCGCCTTCATGGCGGGTTCGCCGGAGACCGGCAAGACGATCATCGGCCTCGACCCGCTCTTCGGGCTCGATCCGAAGCTCGGCGAGGACGCGCGCGCCACCGGACCACTGTCGGCGGCCTGGTATTTGCTCTTCATCCTGCCAATGTTCTTTTTCACACCAGACGCGGTGAAGGGCCTTCCGCTTGGACCGGCGGTGCGCGAGGGACTGTCGGAGCTGAAATCGACGCTGGGCGAAATACGCCAGCGCAGCGGCATTTTCCGCTTTCTCGTCGCCCGCATGATCTATCAGGACGGCGTCAACGCGTTGCTCGCGCTGGGCGGTGCCTTTGCGGCGGCGATGTTCCACTGGTCGATCACCGAGATCGGCCTGTTCGGCATCATCCTCAACGTGGTCGCCATCGTCGGCTGCCTGGTGGCCGCACGCCTCGACTTGGCGCTCGGCTCCAAGGCCATAGTGATGATTGCGCTTGTCCTGCTCAGCCTCGCCACGATCGGCATCGTCTCGACCGGGCCGGGCTACACGCTGTTCGGTGCCTGGATGATGCCCGGAGCCGATAGCGGCGGGTTGTTCGGTACGCCGGCGGAAAAAGCCTACATCTTCTTTGGCCTGCTGATCGGGCTTGCCTTCGGGCCGGTGCAGGCATCGTCGCGCTCCTACATGGCGCGCAGCGTCACCGCGGCCGAATCGGGCCGCTATTTCGGCATCTATGCGCTGGCCGGACGGGCGACCAGTTTTGCTGCGCCATTCATGGTGGCCACGATCACCCTGGCCAGCGGCTCGTCGCGGCTAGGCATGGCTGCAATCGTGCTGTTCCTCGGCGTCGGCCTGGCGATCCTGATCCGCACGCCATATCCGGCAGATAATCCGCCGGCGGAGTAGCGCTGCTCTTCCCTTCTCCCCTTGTGGGAGAAGGTGGATCGGCGCGCAGCGCCGAGACGGATGAGGGGTGTTGGAAGAAACTCAACGTGAAAACATCAAGAATTTTAAATGCTTACGTACTTGCCGCAGCACTCCGTCCAGCACCCCTCATCCGACCGAGCTTCGCTCGGCCACCTTCTCCCACAAGGGGAGAAGGCAAGAAGCGCTCAATGCCTGAAATGCCTGACGCCGGTAAACACCATGGCAATACCGTGCTCGTCGGCGGCGGCGATGACATCGTCGTCGCGCATTGAGCCGCCCGGCTGGATGACGGCGGTGGCGCCGGCTTCGATCGCAGACAAAAGCCCGTCGGCGAACGGGAAAAAGGCGTCCGAGGCGACGACAGAATTCTTGGTCAGCGGCTCGGCCAGGCCGGCTGCCTCGGCCGCGTCGAGCGCCTTGCGCGCGGCGATGCGCGAGGAATCGACCCGGCTCATCTGGCCAGCGCCGATGCCGACGGTGGCACCGTCTCTGACATAGACGATCGCGTTCGACTTGACGTGCTTTGCGACGCGGAAAGCGAATTTGAGATCGGCCATTTCGGCCGGCGTCGGTGCGCGCCGGGTCACCACTTTCAGGTCGAGGTCGTCGACCACCGCATTGTCGCGGCCCTGGACGAGCAACCCGCCGGAAACCGATTTCACAGTGGAGCCGGCCGCGCGCGGATCGGGCAAGCCGCCGGTGACCAGC is part of the Mesorhizobium sp. L-2-11 genome and harbors:
- a CDS encoding NAD-glutamate dehydrogenase, producing MAGLKSASQLKKISAARGSEKPGRLADYLLARAPAEDVAAYEVTALERAADLAGRAVARHKKGDCLVAIEVDSGVVRQGRPMTVITVVNDNMPFLFDSVLGEITESAGEPLLVTHPVIVVRHGKSGVEEILGDGGFAKGDHSHERLSVIHVHIARLSADQAEALAERLKKILGQVRAAVTDWKPMLARLDQAISEFRYSPVPLDKAHVAEAIAFLEWLRDDNFTFLGMREFKYTGGEKSGTLERTEKPGLGILSDPDVLVLRRGTEAVSTTPEIRAFLHGPEPLIVTKANAKSTVHRRIYLDYIGIKTYTAKGVLAGELRIVGLFTSTAYTRSVMKIPYLRSKAEIIIAKSGFNPEDHSGKALINVLESYPRDELFQVPVPILRKHAEAILGLIERPRVRALVRADQFDRFVSILVFVPRDRYDSVVREKIGTYLKTVFQGRLSAYYPAFPEGGLARVHFIIGRSGGKTPKVDQTTIEAAIRAIVRTWDDILRETAEETGADAALTTIASRFSGSYRDSFSPAEALADAGRIARISAANPIAIDYYRHANQEPHQAALKIYHHGSPVALSRRVPVLENIGFRVISERTFEVGDEASGMINSDQPGMVFIHDMELENSYGKPIDLGDRGALFEDAFLSVWRGDIDNDGYNGLAQTAGLWSSEVTILRAYGRYLQQAGIPQSQDFIAAALNRYPEIARGLHELFVARLGPTAQTEGAVAARHLKAKIRDALEEVPNIDDDTIIRRYLNLIEASLRTNHFVPDLKEKGQSLAIKLDSQAVEGLPAPRPWREIFVYGSEVEGVHLRFGPVARGGLRWSDRAQDYRTEVLGLVKAQQVKNAVIVPVGAKGGFYPKKLPMGAGRDAIFEAGASAYKNYVSSLLSITDNIGLDGVIPPAGVVRRDLDDPYFVVAADKGTATFSDTANAISEKHGFWLDDAFASGGSAGYDHKKMGITAKGAWEAVKRHFREMNRDIQTAPFTVVGVGDMSGDVFGNGMLLSEQTRLIAAFDHRDIFIDPNPDLAASMAERRRMFALARSSWQDYDKTKLSEGGIIVSRSQKSITLPPAAAAAIGLGKTTASPVEIMSAILKAPVDLLWFGGIGTYIRASSETNQDAGDRANDAIRVTALEVRAKVIGEGANLGATQRARIEFGLNGGRCNSDAIDNSGGVNCSDVEVNIKIALASAMRKGALTRPARNKLLAEMTDEVSALVLSNNYQQTLALSLARKRGLADIAHQSRFMAALEARGLLDRNVEALPSPAALAEREARGEPLTRAELGVLLAYAKIVLFSDIVASDVPDDPHFDRDLMGYFPDRMAKKFAAEIHGHRLRREIIARVVANDLVNRGGPPFVNRLQEATGRSAADIVRTFALVRDGFGLPALYRQIDALDNQIDGQVQLDLYQAVSRLIYVASGWYLKNDTSTAPLGQRIAELQNARKALEPKLTSLLPAFSRERIEERRHGLAKGGAPEQLAEHLALTDVAGVVPDIALTARTANADIVAAAKAFFAVSDAFRIPRVEDAARSIAPSDYYDQLALSRATDTIGAARRGIAVAALTGHAEAADPVAAWLEAGGERVGRIRERLQALTEGGDITVSRLSVASGLISDLTAL
- a CDS encoding MFS transporter gives rise to the protein MAEIAVQRAPERGIWGWMLFDWAAQPFFTVITTFIFGPYFVSRMASDPETGQAAWGYGIAAAGLAIAVLSPILGSIADQTGPRKPWIALFAAVKITSLCLLWFAAPGSNLFLVVLFFSLASVAAEFSTVFNDSMMPRLVPKGEIGRISNMAWGLGYLGGMIALIFVVAFMAGSPETGKTIIGLDPLFGLDPKLGEDARATGPLSAAWYLLFILPMFFFTPDAVKGLPLGPAVREGLSELKSTLGEIRQRSGIFRFLVARMIYQDGVNALLALGGAFAAAMFHWSITEIGLFGIILNVVAIVGCLVAARLDLALGSKAIVMIALVLLSLATIGIVSTGPGYTLFGAWMMPGADSGGLFGTPAEKAYIFFGLLIGLAFGPVQASSRSYMARSVTAAESGRYFGIYALAGRATSFAAPFMVATITLASGSSRLGMAAIVLFLGVGLAILIRTPYPADNPPAE